A segment of the Candidatus Izimaplasma bacterium HR1 genome:
TATACTAATATTAAGAGGTGATTCAATGTATGATTTAGCAATCGAAGCTAAGTACTATATTTTACAAAACATAACAACAGAACCAAAGACAGCGATAGTGTTGGGTAGTGGTTTGACAAGTATCATGGACGAACTTACTGACAAAGTTGAATTAAATTATGCAGATATTCCAAACTTTAAAACAAGCACTGTTAAAGGTCATACATCAAAATTAATATCAGGTAAACTTAATGGTAATGATGTTCTTTTAATGAGTGGAAGATTTCATTACTATGAGGGATACTCAATGAAGGATATTACATTTCCAATCTATGTATTTAAACTATTAGGTATTGAAAACTTGATTCTGACGAACTCTTGTGGAGGAATCAACACTGAGAAACTGTCCCCAGGAAGTATTATGGTTGTTAATGATTTTATTAATCTTATGCCATCAAACCCTTTGATTGGAGAAAACAATGAAAAGTTTGGACCAAGATTTCCTGATATGACTGAACCTTATGATCTGTCATTAAGAAAACTGGCTAAAGAGAAAGCAAAAATGTTAAATATCGAATACGTTGAGGGAGTATATACTGGCTTTATGGGTCCTTATTATGAGACAAAAGCCGAAATAAGAATGATTAAAACAATGGGTAGTGATGCTGTTGGTATGAGTACAGTACCAGAAACAATTGTGAGTAATTATCTAGGAATTAAAACTTTAGCTTTTGCAACAATTACTAATATGGCAACAGGAATTCAAAAAGTAAAACATTCTCATGAGAATGTAGTAAAGATAGCTGGTGAAGCTTCTAAAAAATTAGCTCTTTGGATAAAAGAAGTAGTAAAATCGATATAAGCTAACAAAATAAAACAACTTAATAATTTAAGTTGTTTTTTAAATTATAAGTTAATGCTTTAATAAAGCCATAAATATTGATTATTTTAAATTATTTTTTATAACTATTGAATATGATATAATAGTAATAGGGACTCTTAAAAGAGTTAAAAAAATAAGGAGGTTACTATGGGTTTTTCAGATTTTGATTTATTGCAAGGTATAGGGGTAGGTTTTTATTTATTTTCATTAGCATTTGGTATTTTTATGATAGTTTGTATGTGGAAAGTATACGAGAAAGCAGGATATCCAGGTGTAGGAGCAATTATTCCAATTTATAACGTTTATGTTGAAGTAAAAATGGGAGGATTTAGTGGTTGGGCATTATTATTATTCTTTATCCCAGTTGTTAATGTTATCTTCGCATTTGTCTTATTATTTAAGATAGCTGAGAATTTCGGTAAAGGTGGAGGATTCGCCTTAGGGTTAATTTTCTTAAGTCCAATTTTTTGGGCTATACTAGCATTTGATGATTCAGTATTTCAAGGGTAACTATTAACGTTATCAAAAGCCTATTTGTCATTAATTGACTTGTAGGTTTTTTTTATTGCATTTTATTGATGTAAACCTTTTAAGTATATCCTCAAATAACAAAAGATAATACTTGACCATAATATTTTATTTCAACATGTAATATTTGCAAATCATATTATTTGTAATAATACTAAATATTTAGTAAAATCGAGTTGGATAATAATTATATTATTGAGGAGGAAATAGAAAATGAATTATGATAACGATTTTTATGTAACAGGTGCAAAAGTTGGAAAGCCAGCACCTAAATTTGAAATGGATGCAGTATTACCTGAAGGTGAATTTGTAGATCGATTTGGTAAAGTAACATTAGATGAACATTTAGAAGCAGGAAAATGGGTTGTATTATACTTCTATCCATTAGATTTTACTTTTGTTTGTCCTACAGAAATTAAAAAATTTAATGAGTTAAACACAAAATTCGAAGAGAAAAATGCAGTATTAATTGCAGCTTCTACAGACAGTGTATTTAGTCATTTAGCATGGCAAGATAGAGCTGATTTAGGTAGATTAAACCATGTTCATGCTTCAGATGGTAATCACGTTGTTTCTGAAGCATATGGTATACTTGATGAAGAAAAAGGATTAGCTTGGAGAGGTACTTTTATTATCGCTCCTGATGGTACTTTAAAAGCTGCTCACGTAAACCACGGTGAAGGTGGAAGAAACGTTGATGAAGTTTTAAGAACATTAGAAGTTTTCCAAAATGAAATGGAAGGAAAATTAGTTCCTTGTGGTTGGACTCCGGGTTCAGATTTTGTTGTAAAGAAATAGATAATTGGCTTTTATAACTATAAGTTATATAAATAAGATTGATATTTTCGAACATTAAATAGAAAAGGCTATTTTACATTGTAAAATATGTCTTTTTTTGTTATAATATCTTAGATGTTTTTAGAGAGGAGAATGGGTATGTTTAGAGAAGAATTTGAGAAGTGGAATCGTTATAAGAAATTGGATGAAGAACTACGTTTAGAACTTAATGCAATGGATGAGGAAACTAAAAAGGATGCATTTTACAAATCAGTAGAATTTGCTACTGCCGGTATGAGAGGTATCATCGGTGCTGGAACTAATCGTATGAATAAATACACAATTAGAAAAGCAAACTATGGCTTTGGTATGTATTTAGTTAAGAAATATAAAGGCGAATTAGAACGTGGTGTAGTTATAGCACATGATAACCGTCATAAAAGTGTCGAATTCTCAAAGGAAAGTGCTTGTGTTTTAGCAAGTCTTGGCATTAAGTCATACATATTCGAAAGTCTAAGACCAACTCCGGAATTAAGCTTTGCCGTTAGACGATTAGGAGCTATTGGTGGAATCGTAGTTACAGCATCGCATAATCCTGCTGCATATAACGGATATAAAATTTACGATGAAGATGGTTGTCAATATGTTCCAAGAATGGCTGACAAAGTAATTGAAAATGTTAATGAGATTGAAAATGTATTTAACATTGATTACATGGATTATGAAGAAGCACTATCTAAAGGCCTAATTGAAATTATTGGTGAAGAAATCGATAGAGAATATTTAGAAGCAGTTGATACTGTTCAATTGAATCAAGATTTAGACAAAAACCTTAAAGTTGTCTTTACACCTTTACATGGGACAAGTGCTAAGATTGGTTTAATTGCTTTAGAAAGAAACGGTTATGATGTTATTCCTGTTATCGAACAACTGGAACCTGATCCTGACTTTAGTACTGTAAAAAGTCCTAACCCTGAAAGTAAAGAAGCTTTTGCTATGGCAATTGAATACGGTAAAAAACATAAAGCAGATATCTTAATTGCTACAGACCCTGACGCTGATCGTTTAGGTGTAGCTGTAAGACATAATGGTGAATATATTTTACTTACAGGTAATCAAACAGGTGCAATTCTTGTAGATTACATTTTAAGAACAAGAAAGAATCAAGGAACTTTACCTACTAAAGGAAAAGTCTTTGATACGGTAGTTACTAGTGGTTTAGGAGCAGCAATTGCTAAAAGTTATGGTATGGAAGTTGAAAGTACTTTAACTGGATTTAAATTCATTGGTGAAAAAGCAAAACAGATAGAAGATACAGAATATGAATTTATGTTTGGTTATGAAGAAAGTTATGGTTATGTAATTAAAGACTTTGTTCGTGATAAAGATAGTATTCAAGCATTACTATTAATTAGTGAAGTAGCTAACTTAAGTAAGCGTAGAGGTTTAACACTATACGATTACTTAATTGATTTATATGAAAAGCATGGTTTTTATAAAGAAGATTTAGTAAATATAGTCTTAGAAGGTGCTGAAGGAGAAGAACGTATCAAAGAGATTATTGAGTACTTCCGTGCAAATAAACCAACAAGAATTTTAGATTTAAGAGTTTTTAAAACAGAAGATTATTTGACAAGAACTAGATATTTTGAGAAACATACAAATGAAATCGATTTACCAATTTCAAATGTACTTAAGTTTGTTCTTGAAGATGGAAGTTGGTTTGTACTTAGACCAAGTGGAACTGAGCCTAAACTTAAAATTTATATTGGTGTTGTAGGAAAAACATTAGAAGATTCATTAAGTAAAAATAAGGAAATTAAAGAAGCAGTTTTAAAAATCATCGACAGAGTTTAAAAATACACATTAGGACGTGAAGAGAAAATGATCAAGAAATCAAGAAAGGTACGGGACTATAAAGAACTTACAAAAGCTTTACCAACACTTAGATATGTTGAACCAGAAGCTGTTTACATCCACCTCCAAAATGGTAGATGTAAAACGTATGATCTTTATGTCAAAGAGGGTGACAAAGTAACCCTTGGTGAAATTATTGGGATTCGCCATGGTGGATTTTTTGAACAACCAATCCATGCTACTGTCAGTGGGACAGTTGGAGTAGTTGGTAGAAAATTACACCGTACAGGCCGCAAGGTTGATTGTGTTGAAATTAGAAATGACTTTAGAGAAACACCACATCATAGTGTGGTAGATAGACCTGATAGCGTTATTGATACACTATCACAAGAAGAAATGGTTGAAATTATTAAAGATAGATCACTTGTAGGTTTAGGTGGAAGTGGGTTCCCAACTTACATAAAGTTAGCTACAAAAGAAAAGATTAATACTGTGGTAATTAATGCAGTAGAATGTGAACCTTATCTTAGTAGTGATTATAGATTAATCTTAGAACATCCAGACCGTGTTGTTGCTGGTATGAAATATATCATGCAAGCTTTAAACACTAAAAAAGGTGTTATCGCAATAAAAGAAAACAAAGATTCTTTATACCAAGTTTTAACACAAGTAATAAATCACCGTTTCCCAGACTTAGATATTAAAGTTATGCGTTTAGGTAACTATTATCCACAAGGTTGGGAAGTAGAAGTATTTAAAAATGCTTTAGGAATTACCATTCCTCATGGAGAACTTCCAATGAAGTATGGCGTTATCGGTTTTAATGTATCAACAGCAGCAGGTGTTTTTGATGCAATAAAACATAACTTGCCAGTAACTAAGCGATACTTTACTTTAACAGGTGATGCGATCAAATTTCCGCAAAACTACCGTGTTAAAGTAGGTACAAGTGTAAAACAATTAATTGCTTTAAGCGATGGTTATAAAGAAGAATATGATGAAGTATTAGTAGTAATGGGTGGACCAATGATGGGTGTAAGTAGTGTTAGTGATGATGTAATCGTTTCTAAAACTACAACATCAGTAATTATTCTACAAAATATTGATTATCAGGAAGAACCTTGTGTTCGTTGTGGTAGTTGTGTTTATAGTTGTCCAACTCATTTAGAACCAGTTCAAATAATGAATGCAGTAAAACGTAATGATAAAGAAGCGATGAAAGGTCTTGAGGCTTATAAATGTATTGAGTGTGGATTATGTGCTTATGTTTGTACAAGTAAAATCCATGTTACTGAATATGTTCGTAAAGCTAAAAAGTTAATAGGGTGATATCATGATAGAACATCAACCAAAAATAATTAGAAAAACATCTCCTTATTTAAGAAGACCACAAGCTAGTGTTTCTAGAATGATGCGTGATGTGGTTATAGCATTATTGCCAATTACTATCTTTGCAATTTATTCATTCGGAATGGACGCTGTAAAAATATTATCAACAGCTATAATCTCAATGGTATTAGCTGAGTATTTCTATTATCAAATTGTTGATAAAATCAAAGGAGAAACATTTAAATTTAAAAACAAAAGTTTTACTCTTTATAATTTTAGTGCTCTAACAAGTGGACTGATCTACGGATTAACCTTGCCTGATCAAACACCGATATGGGTTGTTGCTGTATCAGGAATACTTGGAATATTCTTAGCTAAGTTAATCTTTGGTGGGTTAGGTCAAAATGTCTTTAATCCAGCTGCAGTAGCTAGAGTAATAGTAGTAGTAAACTTTGCCATTGCTTATGGTTCTCATACAGCAGACTTTGCCTTAGCAGGTACTGTTGATGGAATGAGTGGAGCAACTGCATTACAATATACAAACTTTGCATATACATCCGATGCAGGACAGATGATTACTAATGCATTTAATCCTGCAGTCCTTGATAATTTCAGTTTAATGAACTTATTTACCGGTATGGGAATACCGGGTAGTCTTGGAGAAGTTAGTGCAATATTACTAATTCTAGGGGGAATCTATTTAGCTCTTAGAACTAGTTTTGAAGTTAGAATACCACTTGCTTATGTTGGAACAGTTTTCTTGCTTGCAGGAGTTGTTGCTATACAACAAGGTTTAGGTTTATGGTATCCGGTATATCACGTATTAAGTGGTGGATTATTATTTGGAGCTATTTTCATGGCAACAGATCCAATCACTTCACCAATAACTAAACCAGGACGGATCTACTTTGGATTTGGTCTCGGTGTTATAACATTCTTTATTAGACTTTTTGGTGCTTTACCAGAAGGTGTAGTATTCTCGATTTTAATTATGAATATGTTTGTCCCTACATTCGATTACTTTAAATGGAGTAAATCTAGATTTACAAATAAAGGTAACTTAATATTTGCTGGTGTAATAGTAGCAACTATCTTAGTCACAGTGTTAGGAGTTCATTATGGGTTCTAAATTTAAAACAGCACTCGTGTTATTAGTTATAGGGGCAATAAGTGGATTCTTAATTTGGGGAACAAATGAATTATCAAAAGATGGAATCTTAGAAAATAGAGAAATTAGAGAACAAGGATATTATAAAGAACTATTTAATTTAGACGATGATTTTGTTATTACATTTACTAAAGAGATTTTAGAATCAGGGTTAGAAGAAGTTGAATTAGTAGATGCAAATAGTGATGTTATTGGGTATATCTATAAAATGACTGATACAAACGCATATGGAGATATCGTTATCTTAGTTGGGATTGATACTAACGGAGTTATTAAAAACGTTATTATTTCAAGTTCAACAAATACTCCAACATATGTTAAAGCAGTAAAAGATGATAATCTAGCAGGTCTAACTAATCAAAATGCAAATGATGTTGATTATGACGATGTAACTAGTGCAACATTTACTTATGGTAGTGTTAAAAAAGTTGTTGATGCTAGTGTTGAGTATTATCTGTTGAATCGAGGTGACGAATAATGAGTAAAAAAGAAAACTTCTTAAAAGGATTCTTCAAAGAAAATCCGATATTCGTCTTCTTATTAGGAATGTGTCCTGCCTTAGCGACTACTTCAACATTTGAAACAGCGTTAGGTATGGGGATTTTAGTTGTATTTGTATTAACAATGAGCAATATTGTTGTTAGTTTACTAAGAAACTTAATTCCAAATGATGTACGTACACCTTCTTATATCGTTGTTATTGCGACTTTTGTAACAATTGTAGGAATGTTAACTGAATGGAAAGCTTATGCTTTATATGAAGCTCTAGGTGTATTTATACCTTTAATTGTGGTTAACTGTTTAATTTTAGGGCGAGCAGAATCATTTGCTTCTAAAAACAAAGTTGTTGATAGTGCAATTGATGGTTTAGGAATGGGTCTAGGATTTACGTTTGCCTTAGTTGTTATTGGTTTTGTAAGAGAATTATTAAGTACCGGTAGTATTATGTATGGTAACTACCTACCATTTTTCGTTGATAAACCAATATACTTATTTACATTTGATTGGCTGATTGATGGTGTTGTATATCTTATAAATCTAATTCCAAATATTTCAATTTTGGTAAATGGATCTATTGAAGATGTTGCAATTCCAATGTTTGCTTTACCAGCGGGTGCATTTATAGCCCTTGGATTAATCTTATCTTTTATTCAATCTAAACAAGTTAAAAAAGCTGAAAAGTTAGAAGCAGAACGTAAAGCATTAATTGCTGAGAAAAGACGTATTGCTTTAGAAAAGAAAAAAGCAGCAGCACTTAAGAAAGTAGGTGAAAGTGCATGAGTTGGACAGTATTTGTAGCAGCTATTATTAGCTCGATGTTAATTAACAATGTTATTTTAATGCGTTTCTTAGGTATTTGCCCTTTCTTAGGAGTAAGTAAGAAATCAAGTAGTGCAGTAGGTATGAGTGCAGCAGTATTATTTGTTATGGTAATTGCTACTGCAGTAACATATACAATTTATGATCTTGTATTATTCCCATTTGATATCCCATATATCTCAACAATTGCTTTTATTTTAGTAATTGCAAGTTTAGTTCAATTTGTTGAAATGATAATGAAGAAATATAGTAAATCACTATATAAAGCTTTAGGTATTTATTTACCACTTATCACCACAAACTGTGCTATCTTAGGAGTTGCAGAAGGAAATATTACCGGTGTTTGGACTGAAACAATGCCTTACTTCAATGGATTGCTTCTTTCAGTATCTAATGCTGTAGGTACAGGATTAGGATTTGGTTTAATTTTATTTGCTTTCTCTAGTGTTAGAGAAAGATTAGATTCATCAAATATTCCAAAAGCATGGGCCGGAGTTCCAATTAGTTTAGTTGTTGCTGGAATTATGAGTTTAGCGTTTGCTGGATTGGTAGGTGTTATTTAATGAAAGAACTAATACCGTTCATTATGATTGGTGGTTTAGTTTTAGTATATGTATTATCATATGCTTTAAATAAAAGAACGCCAGTTCCAGAAGAATGTTTAGATGATATCGATACTGCTGCATGTACAAGTTGTAATAACTTCGCATGTGGACATCACGGAGGCGAATAGAAATGGCAGCGACGATTACTTTAGCAGTGATGGGACTTTTACTAGGACTTGGACTTGCTTATGCGGCTGATGTCTTCAAAGTAGAAGTGGATATCCGTCTTCAAGAAGTAGAGAAAAGACTACCAGGGTATAATTGTGGGGCTTGTGGTTATCCAGGTTGTAGTGGATTTGCCGAAGGAATCATGGAAGGTGAAGTAGAAAAACTTTCGATGTGTAAACCAGGTAAAGATGAAAACTATAATGCAATCATTGAATATCTAAAAGATAATCCCAATAGTGATGGTAGTATATTAAAAATACAAAAGTAGGCAACCGCCTGCTTTTATTTTGACTTAATACTTTCAATATTATAAAATACCTAAGAGGAGTGATTTGTGTGAGTCTTGATCAAGTAATAATTTATGTCTTAACAGCAATTTTATTAATCGCATCATTAATTGCTGATAGGCAAAAAACATTAAGAGGATTAAAAAAAGGTGGAAAGGCATTTATGAAATTAATGCCTGTTTTATTACCTTTGTTTTTATTTATAGGAATTCTATTAGCAATTGTAACACCTGATTTTATTTCGAAGATGCTCGGAGAAGAAAGTGGATTTATGGGAATGATATTTGCTCTTGTAGTAGGTAGTATTACTTTTATGCCAGCTTTTCTGTCATATCCGCTAGGAGCTGAACTGATTGCAAGTGGAGCAGGAGTAGCTCAAGTAGCTGCTTTCTTAGCAACATTAATGAGTGTTGGGGTAGTATATTATGCTGCTGAAAGTAAGTTATTTAGTAAAAAAGCCGCTATTTATAGAAATGTAGTGAGTTTTATTGGTGCATTATTAATTATTCTTATAGTATTGGTGGTGTATTAATATGATGAAAATTATTATGAAAAATAAGTTCTTAGTCATTTCAGTTATTCTATTAATTATATTTGCTATTTTCGATATGAGCATAACAATCAAGGCATTATCAAATACGGTTAGTCAAACAAAGAGTATGTTATTGATCGTCCCACCTATCTTTATACTCATCGGATTATTCGATGTCTGGGTATCTAGAGAAAAAGTTATTGAGCTTATGGGAGAAAATTCTGGACCAAAAGGAATGTTCTTAGCATTCTTCTTAGGTGCATTCTCAGCAGGACCAACAATGGCGGCATTCCCGGTTGCATTAATTATGTTGAAAAAAGGTGCTAAGTATTCAAACGTTATATTTTTCATTATGACATGGTCTACACTTAAAATACCGATCATTCTCTTTCAAATTTCTCAAGTAGGATGGAAATTAACAACTATCATTAATACTAGTATGCTCATAGTCTTTATTCTCGGTGCATTATTTGCCGATAAACTATTTAGCTCTAATGAAAAGGAAGAAATGACTAACAAAGCGATCAACTATACTTCAAAGTAAGAAAAATAAAAGCATAAATTTTATGTTTTTTTTTTGAGTCAATTCCTACATTAGTGATAAGTTCTGGTATGTAAAGCGTTTTCATAATAAAAACGGTTTCCTAGTGTCTTTTTATTGTCCTTTTAGTTGAATAAATATATTTACTTTGATATAATATAACCGAACTTTTTTAGAAAATAAATGAGATATAGAAAGGATAGTCAAAGTGAAAAGAATTTATATGTTTGGTGAGGGTACCAAAGAACAAAAGAACTTACTTGGTGGTAAAGGTGCTAACTTATCTGAAATGAAAACAATGGGTGTTCCTGTTCCTGCAGGATACACTATTACAACAGAGATGTGTACAGATTATTATGCAAATGGAGGTAAGAATTCAGATGAATTACTTGCTGATATGCGCGAATATACAAAAAGATTAGAAGAAGAAACTGGAAAAAAATTCGGTTCTGATACTGATCCGTTATTATTAAGTGTTCGTTCAGGTGCTAGAGTTTCAATGCCTGGTATGATGGATACTATTCTTAACTTAGGTTTAACTGACTCAGCAGTTGCAGCTATGATTGCAAAAACTGGAAATCCAAAATTTGTTTGGGATATCTACAGAAGATTTATCCAAATGTTTGGTGAAGTTGTTCAAGGTGTTGAATATGAATTATTTGACAATGTACTTGAAACAATCAAAGAAGAAAATGGATACAAAGGTGACTTAGAATTAACTGCTGCTGATTGGAAAAGTGTTGCAACACAATACTTAGCAATCGTTGCAAAAGCTACTGGAAAACCATTCCCGCAAGATCCAATGGTACAATTAGAAATGGCTGTTAATGCTGTGTTCGAATCATGGGATACTCCACGTGCTGTAATCTATAGAGATCATAATGGAATTGCTCATCATTGGGGAACTGCTGTAAATGTTCAAGAAATGGTATTTGGTAACACTGGAGATAACAGTGGTACTGGAGTATTATTTACTCGTAACCCTAAAACTGGTGAAAAAGAAACATGGGGAGAATTCTTATTTAATGCACAAGGTGAAGATATCGTTGCTGGTATCCGTACTCCATTAAAATTAGCAGAATTTGCTGAAGTATCTCCTAAAATCTATAAAGAATTAACTGACATCTTAGATAACTTAGAAGCTCATTATCATGATATGCAAGACGTTGAATTTACAATTGAAGAAGGAGTATTATTCTTACTTCAAACTCGTAATGGTAAACGTACTGGTGCTGCAGGAATCAAAATTGCTGTAGATATGCATGAAGAAGGTTTATTAACTAAAAAAGAAGCTGTTAACTCAATTGATGTTAATGCTATCGATCAATTATTACACCCAGTATTTAATGAAGAAGCTATGGCTAACGCTGAGATTCTAACAACTGGTTTAGCTGCATCTCCT
Coding sequences within it:
- the rnfD_2 gene encoding Electron transport complex protein RnfD → MIEHQPKIIRKTSPYLRRPQASVSRMMRDVVIALLPITIFAIYSFGMDAVKILSTAIISMVLAEYFYYQIVDKIKGETFKFKNKSFTLYNFSALTSGLIYGLTLPDQTPIWVVAVSGILGIFLAKLIFGGLGQNVFNPAAVARVIVVVNFAIAYGSHTADFALAGTVDGMSGATALQYTNFAYTSDAGQMITNAFNPAVLDNFSLMNLFTGMGIPGSLGEVSAILLILGGIYLALRTSFEVRIPLAYVGTVFLLAGVVAIQQGLGLWYPVYHVLSGGLLFGAIFMATDPITSPITKPGRIYFGFGLGVITFFIRLFGALPEGVVFSILIMNMFVPTFDYFKWSKSRFTNKGNLIFAGVIVATILVTVLGVHYGF
- the rnfB_2 gene encoding Electron transport complex protein rnfB; this translates as MAATITLAVMGLLLGLGLAYAADVFKVEVDIRLQEVEKRLPGYNCGACGYPGCSGFAEGIMEGEVEKLSMCKPGKDENYNAIIEYLKDNPNSDGSILKIQK
- a CDS encoding putative permease — encoded protein: MMKIIMKNKFLVISVILLIIFAIFDMSITIKALSNTVSQTKSMLLIVPPIFILIGLFDVWVSREKVIELMGENSGPKGMFLAFFLGAFSAGPTMAAFPVALIMLKKGAKYSNVIFFIMTWSTLKIPIILFQISQVGWKLTTIINTSMLIVFILGALFADKLFSSNEKEEMTNKAINYTSK
- the rnfG_2 gene encoding Electron transport complex subunit RnfG; the protein is MGSKFKTALVLLVIGAISGFLIWGTNELSKDGILENREIREQGYYKELFNLDDDFVITFTKEILESGLEEVELVDANSDVIGYIYKMTDTNAYGDIVILVGIDTNGVIKNVIISSSTNTPTYVKAVKDDNLAGLTNQNANDVDYDDVTSATFTYGSVKKVVDASVEYYLLNRGDE
- the pgcA gene encoding Phosphoglucomutase yields the protein MFREEFEKWNRYKKLDEELRLELNAMDEETKKDAFYKSVEFATAGMRGIIGAGTNRMNKYTIRKANYGFGMYLVKKYKGELERGVVIAHDNRHKSVEFSKESACVLASLGIKSYIFESLRPTPELSFAVRRLGAIGGIVVTASHNPAAYNGYKIYDEDGCQYVPRMADKVIENVNEIENVFNIDYMDYEEALSKGLIEIIGEEIDREYLEAVDTVQLNQDLDKNLKVVFTPLHGTSAKIGLIALERNGYDVIPVIEQLEPDPDFSTVKSPNPESKEAFAMAIEYGKKHKADILIATDPDADRLGVAVRHNGEYILLTGNQTGAILVDYILRTRKNQGTLPTKGKVFDTVVTSGLGAAIAKSYGMEVESTLTGFKFIGEKAKQIEDTEYEFMFGYEESYGYVIKDFVRDKDSIQALLLISEVANLSKRRGLTLYDYLIDLYEKHGFYKEDLVNIVLEGAEGEERIKEIIEYFRANKPTRILDLRVFKTEDYLTRTRYFEKHTNEIDLPISNVLKFVLEDGSWFVLRPSGTEPKLKIYIGVVGKTLEDSLSKNKEIKEAVLKIIDRV
- the rnfC_2 gene encoding Electron transport complex protein RnfC, producing MIKKSRKVRDYKELTKALPTLRYVEPEAVYIHLQNGRCKTYDLYVKEGDKVTLGEIIGIRHGGFFEQPIHATVSGTVGVVGRKLHRTGRKVDCVEIRNDFRETPHHSVVDRPDSVIDTLSQEEMVEIIKDRSLVGLGGSGFPTYIKLATKEKINTVVINAVECEPYLSSDYRLILEHPDRVVAGMKYIMQALNTKKGVIAIKENKDSLYQVLTQVINHRFPDLDIKVMRLGNYYPQGWEVEVFKNALGITIPHGELPMKYGVIGFNVSTAAGVFDAIKHNLPVTKRYFTLTGDAIKFPQNYRVKVGTSVKQLIALSDGYKEEYDEVLVVMGGPMMGVSSVSDDVIVSKTTTSVIILQNIDYQEEPCVRCGSCVYSCPTHLEPVQIMNAVKRNDKEAMKGLEAYKCIECGLCAYVCTSKIHVTEYVRKAKKLIG
- the ahpC gene encoding Alkyl hydroperoxide reductase subunit C, coding for MNYDNDFYVTGAKVGKPAPKFEMDAVLPEGEFVDRFGKVTLDEHLEAGKWVVLYFYPLDFTFVCPTEIKKFNELNTKFEEKNAVLIAASTDSVFSHLAWQDRADLGRLNHVHASDGNHVVSEAYGILDEEKGLAWRGTFIIAPDGTLKAAHVNHGEGGRNVDEVLRTLEVFQNEMEGKLVPCGWTPGSDFVVKK
- the punA gene encoding Purine nucleoside phosphorylase 1, with the translated sequence MPFFVILILRGDSMYDLAIEAKYYILQNITTEPKTAIVLGSGLTSIMDELTDKVELNYADIPNFKTSTVKGHTSKLISGKLNGNDVLLMSGRFHYYEGYSMKDITFPIYVFKLLGIENLILTNSCGGINTEKLSPGSIMVVNDFINLMPSNPLIGENNEKFGPRFPDMTEPYDLSLRKLAKEKAKMLNIEYVEGVYTGFMGPYYETKAEIRMIKTMGSDAVGMSTVPETIVSNYLGIKTLAFATITNMATGIQKVKHSHENVVKIAGEASKKLALWIKEVVKSI
- the rnfA_2 gene encoding Electron transport complex protein RnfA → MSWTVFVAAIISSMLINNVILMRFLGICPFLGVSKKSSSAVGMSAAVLFVMVIATAVTYTIYDLVLFPFDIPYISTIAFILVIASLVQFVEMIMKKYSKSLYKALGIYLPLITTNCAILGVAEGNITGVWTETMPYFNGLLLSVSNAVGTGLGFGLILFAFSSVRERLDSSNIPKAWAGVPISLVVAGIMSLAFAGLVGVI
- the rnfE_2 gene encoding Electron transport complex protein RnfE — encoded protein: MSKKENFLKGFFKENPIFVFLLGMCPALATTSTFETALGMGILVVFVLTMSNIVVSLLRNLIPNDVRTPSYIVVIATFVTIVGMLTEWKAYALYEALGVFIPLIVVNCLILGRAESFASKNKVVDSAIDGLGMGLGFTFALVVIGFVRELLSTGSIMYGNYLPFFVDKPIYLFTFDWLIDGVVYLINLIPNISILVNGSIEDVAIPMFALPAGAFIALGLILSFIQSKQVKKAEKLEAERKALIAEKRRIALEKKKAAALKKVGESA